Sequence from the Ictalurus furcatus strain D&B chromosome 29, Billie_1.0, whole genome shotgun sequence genome:
TACACTCAAAAATCATGGCAGGGAAATGTAGCCCACtagaaaatgtacataaatattttaaaccgaatttaaaacaatatagattcattaaaaataaagcagaatgtaAACCACTATACTTTCAAATACGTTATTTGAACCacttaaaatgtttcatgtagATCATTTCGACCAATTAACACCATTCTACACGTAGATCCCgccttgattgacaggtgacagTGGgagagttttttgttttttttattgttttttttttttattttattttattttttttatttaaggttTTGTTATATtctgtgtatacatatattttatctTAGGCTTAATTTAGGGGTTGCACCCTAGGGTATTATATATGTATTGCACATGTTTAATTTCACTCACTCTAGATTGTATATAAATCATTCTATATTTACCTTATCAGTTGTGCTGTCATTGTTATTGTAGTCTTCTGATATCTGGTCTACACATCATCTATatagtacatatttaatatatgctACAGAAACATCTCAGAGATATGATGTCAAGTTTGGCTGTTCACTACACagggtgttaatggtggtgtataatggtgtcaCTGCAAATGCTGCAACTGCTCGACCTGAGAGCCTGGGCTTTTTTCCTTTGTGAGAGTAAGTTTTGACTCGTGTCctatttttgtcttttggaTGTTCTAGAGCTCTTCACGAGGTGGAGCAGCCCAGGCCAGTTCATGTACACCGTCCCTGGTGTGACTCCGAACATAATGAAGTCCATCATCCAGTACGGTTACTCACAGCGGATAAGAATCACGCGAAAGAACGTGAAGGCTCTCTTGGAGGCAGCCGATTACCTGCTGATGGACGACATTGTTCACACCTGCTGCCGGTTTCTAGAGAAGCTGCGTGATCGGGCGTCCCTCATGGTGGAGCAGAGCCTGATGTACCGCCTCGGTGTTCCTGAATCCGGAGCAAATTCCCAGCTACGCTCCAACTCACCTGGCGTGGGAGACAGTTCAGGCAGAAGACGTCAAACACCGTACACACGGCGTCACACGAGTAGTAACGGAGCCTGGAACGTGCATCCAactcagatcacacacacactttttttcctATTTCTTCTTATTGCTATAATAAACACATctgaattattaaatatatacagtatattgtgggCAGTGGTGACTTGGCGGTTAAGACTCCgggctactgatcggaaggtcgggggttcaaggcccagcactgccaaactgccactgttgggcccctgagcagtTCTAGTATTCTAGTAGTCATGTAATAGTCTGGATTCTAGAAGTTCTAAATCTACTGTGTTGCTGCATCTGCTGCATTCACCATCAGTTCGCTTTAAGCAACAGTTCAAAAAGACTTAtttagaagtaaataaataaataaaaaaacaacaactatgaaGTACCACTCGTACCGCAGACAACTCTGCGACATCATCATTGAAGTTGAAGAGActgattttcatgcacaaatcAGTGCTCTGTGAATTGAGCCCGTATTTCAGGTGAGGCTCAAAAATCATGGCAGGGAAACATCTCAGAGATATGGTGTCAAGTGAACTGTTCCATAGTTTGTGTTGTAGTAATGACAGAAGAAAATCAGCAGTGTGGTAGATTTTATCCTAGATTTTACAGTTTCAGGCTTGATTTACTCGATTTACTTAACCATGGTAATGTTTTCTTAGCTCACATTTCTTGACACTGCAGGGCTCCAGATGGCGACTAAAATGATCGCCAATGCgactaactttttaattttgcaactatgtttttttttgccagttgCCACCGTTACccacaaacaaaatttaaaaacaaattaaactgaaattaCCATACGTCTTGTTGTGTTAGGCTACTgaactctcatctcctcttgcgCCTGCGTCTACCTGCCCTATCACGTGCACTCCTGTATGGTTTCCAGTAAATAAACTCTGCACTCTTGTCCTGGTTGAAGCGTCGGCTGtataaatgaacagaaacaggTTTAACGTCACGTTTATCGGGATAAAAAGCTGGAACtattaaaggtgtttaatttaGCTCGATGTGGTTTAGTTCGTTGGAATTTGAATTTATACGTTACATGTAGGCTAGCTAACTGTGTAGTTAACTAATGTTAGCCAGCTGACAAGAAAACGAAATGCGCAAacgaaaaatatcagacttcTCCTCATTCCCTGCTCGTCCAAATCCTGCTCGACAAGTGAAAGTTCTCAAGTGGCATTTGAGTCATCCCAGCCCGTTTCAATCGGTATGCAATCTTTTACAGATGACGACAGCCAAGCGCAGCGAGTTGAGTCTTCTTCTCCCGTCCCTGCGGCTCCCATCCCGACCAGACGGTTTAAATCAGCTTGCCTACACGAGTTCGCCTGGTAACGTTATGACGAtgggaaaatgtactgcaccttTTTGTGCTAAAGCAGGACAAGATATTGCTGGTAAAACAGAGTTTATTACCTGttcgagtcattttaaaaaagaaaccgtgAAGAAGCAtggtgacagaaaaaaaacaacaacaacataagaACGACAGGGATTGTGTCATTGCTAGGTCTGCCCCTCGTGCCACCCCAATCGTGAAAGCAGTGCAAcgtgctagtgataaagtcgcAGAAAAAGAGACGAtggaattgaaaataaaacGCGATGCAGCCTATGTGTTTGCAGAGGTCTCAGATTTCAGAGGTCTCAAAACTCAGCCTCACACTTCAGAGCAATTCTCTGATCCTCCCACAAGCGGTTGCAGCTGTTGAGAGTTGTCTAGAGATGGTTAAAAAGTTGAAGGAAAAGCCACTGAGAGAAGGGAAGCTCCAGGAATTATTACAGCACATAGGGAAATATTCTGAAGGTACAGAGAAGTACTGCCAGTAAGCAAGAGACGGACAGCTGCAAGTAACCCCACTGTCATAACCTTCCAAAATGTTGAACTTAAGGGCCCCCAAAGTCATACCACATTTACAAATGATCTGAACGCAGTCATTGATAAAACAGTTAATATTACTGTAAAAGAACTAGAAAGAAGATTCGGAAACATGCTGGTGAACGTTACAGAGAATTGACATGCAAAGGGATCAGAGGGCCTCAGGTCATTTTCAATGTTGTGTCATGATGCATGGCCAGAAGATGTTGTTACCTATGGCGAGGAGCAGGTTGACACATTAGTGAACTGGTACGGAGAGCTCTTGACAAACAGTGGATGTGATGTTACAGCTGTGCAAAGGGAATGGAGAATGCTGAAAACATCAGTGAAAGGTCAGTTCATGGATAAGACATGCACCGAGTAACGGAAAGTGATGCTAAGGAGCCATTCTGCACAGATTTTAAGAACATTCTTCACTTAGTTGAAATTATGCAGGTTCTTCCCATATCTGCAGCTCAGTGCGAAAGAGGATTCGCAGCACAGAATAGAATAAAGTCAAAAGTGCACAGTTCCTTATGTGTTAAAACACTGGAAGACTTAGTGAGGATCAGTACAGAGGGCCCCTCACTTGACCAGTCTGACCCAGAGCCCAGTGTGAAGCGCTGGTTGTCTGCAAGCAAAAGAAGGCGCAGACCTAACTACACCGGTTGGCCAAGTGACCTtgacatggtggtggtgggagaTATGGAGTCTGAGCCTGAATAAGCAAGAAACAACTAAttgtaatgaaaaaaaagaaacaaacgactggacatttaagtatttacagtaatatgattcaatatgatGTACTGAACATTgcacatattgtgtatgtaaagaatacattgtgtaaactgtgggaggcagagtaaacaaaggcagaccgaacagaggggaaagaaaaggcgATGTGAGGTAGCCGTTTAACAATGATATCATCATACGTCAAGTGACATCACTGTATTTTAGCTTCTGAAAATTTGATTTGGCGCCTAAATATTTTGGGTATTATATTTGTTGggtattatatttgtttttgccTGGAGCCCTGCACTGTCTCAGGAATATATATCTATTTTAATTAATCCATTAAACTCCCAGGACCGCTCAGTTGGGCCGGACTTACACTTCTCACTCTCATGAATTACACACTTTTTCTACTGGTTCGAGTGTAATAAGCTGGGACTTCAATCCCAAATTCCTGTTCAGTTTGGCTGTTCACTACACagggtgttaatggtggtgtataatggtgtctCGATAAAAGAACTGCAAATGCTGCAACTGCTCGACCTGAGAGCCTGGGCTTTTTCCTTTGTGAGAGTAAGTTTTGACTTGTGTCctatttttgtcttttggaTGTTCTAGAGCTCTTCACGAGGTGGAGCAGCCCAGGCCAGTTCATGTACACCGTCCCTGGTGTGACTCCTCATATAATGAAAGTCATCATGCAGTACGGTTACTCAAAACGTATAAGAATCACGCGAGAGAACGTGAAGGCTCTCTTGGAGGCAGCCGATTACCTGCTGATGGATGACATTGTTCACCTCTGCTGCCAGTTTCTGGAGAAGAGACTCTAAACATTTCTACTAAACATTTCTACTAAACtgctttttaatgatttttttaatatctGATTTGTACAGGTTATGCAGTAACCATCCAGTGTGTGCGCGCCTGTCTACACAATGTTCCTGAGATCTGATCAAttgtattttaatgttaatataattaaatgtcaGGGGTGGAAATCACAATCATCCACTATTAAAGGAGTTATATttacctttacatttacatttattcaattagcagacgcttttatccaaagagacttacaaatgagaataTACAAGCAAAGTTAGTTATTGTTTAGTTGTAGTACAAATTGAATTGGTCGCTCAAAATGagggggttttgtttgtttgtttgtttgtttgtttaatccaTACAAGGTGTAAAATGTTGTGGTTTTATGGGAGTTTATGTGCTATGCACTATTTCTTTGCTGGGACCAATGACTTCCTGGAGTCACAGCTGGTTCCCTAGAAACCTCAGAAATGACAGGGTTATTAAGGGTTATAAGCTACTAGTGTAAGAAAATGGACCTTTGCGGAATGAAAGGGAATTGTTGCGGCACTGTCAATTGTCACGTTCAAGGCTTTGTTAAATGCTTGAGTTTCAGTGCTGCAGGTGGTTGTTCAGATTTGAGGGGAGTGGCATCATGTTTTTGACTTAATATTGGCACAGCCATATTCGTGTACCTTGTGATTCCACTGTCTACACCAGGGATGCAGGGATGATTTGAGATGTTTTAATTGAGGCATTCGAATTTGCacaaatatataatgtaattgTTCAAGCGAATCCCATTTTTTTTGCAAGTGAAGAAGCAAAGCAAATGGAAGTACTTCTGTCTGTTTTCTTAAAAGACcaaatgcattttattcttGTACTGTTATTTTATGTCGGCATTTTGCACTTGAAAAATGCTGGGTAAACATGTTGAGACAAAGTTgcacaaataaatgtttaccttctgTTATTTTTATGCATGATCTGTTGATCCAACTTAAGTCAACTTTGGGACCAAGAAGGCACGAGAGTGGTTGGATTAGAAACAGAAAAATGAgtgacattaaatatatttaaagtcaTGTAATACCAATTAAGactttaaacaattaattaagGTACAGATCAATAAGAATAGCACTGCAAATGTGTTGCATTAAGCAACAGTGTACTCAAATATgagttatagattttttttatgtagtgaACCGAAATCATTTTCAACCagatattcagtaaatataaatcaatTTCCATAACATattctataaatataaatcagtttCCCCCAGATACTTAATATATTTAGATTACTTTTGCTCGGATACTTAGTAAATATAAATCAGTTTTCCTTGTGAAATTAATTTGGATAGTACTCAATATTTTGGGGCTATATGACTCATCATTTGGCATGCTATTACTAAACCCAACACGTTTTAATTGTTGCTTTTATTACCATgggcttaatttttttctttaaatttaggtaatttattcaatactttttaaTCATAGTTGTAGTACTTAAAATCTATTCAATTATGTTACGTGTCACTTTGTTGccataatttttttaagtaaccATTGGTCACATTTTTTAGTGTAGATGCTGAGTAGATAGGAAGCGAGGTTCagtgccacatcacaccacaacctcgtacaatacaatacactgtatatatttaataattaagatGTGTTTATTATAGCAATAAGAAGAGAAAgtagaaatagaaaaaagtaataaaaaaagtgtgtatatatatatatatatatatatatatatatatatatatatatatatatatatatatatatttatatacacacttttttttattacttttttatatatatatatatatatatatatatatatatatatatatacacacacacacacacatatatatatatacatacactttttttatatatatgtgtgtgtgtgtgtgtgtgtgtgtgcgtgtgatctGAGTTGGACGCAAGTTCCAGGCTCAGTTACTACTCAAGTGACGCCGTGTGTACGGTGTTTGACGTCTTCTGCCCACACCGGGCGAGTTGGAGCGTACCTAGCGGTGGTATATCAGGCTCTGCTCCCATATGAAGGACGCCCGATCACGCAGCTCGTGCCAGAAGTGCGCATTAGCAAGCCGCAGTATTTCAATGCAGTTCTTTGGGCGGAGTCTCTTCTCCAGAAACCGGCAGCAGAGGTGAACAATGTCGTCCATCAGCAGGTAATCGGCTGCCTCCAAGAGAGCCTTCACGTTCGTTTGCGTGATTGTTATCCGCTGTGAGTAACCGTACTGGATGATGGACTTCATTATGTTCGGAGTCACACCAGGGACGGTGTACAAGAACTGGCCTGGGTTGCTCCACCTCTCAAACAGCGCTCTAGAAcatcaaaaagacaaaaaataggACACAAATCAAAACACTCTCACAAAGGAAAAAGCCCAGGCTCTCAGGTCGAGCAGTTGCAGCATTTGCAGTTCTTTTATCGagacaccattatacaccaccattaacaccgtGTGTAGTGAACAGCCAAACTGAACAGGAATTTGGGATTGAAGTCCCAGCTTATTACACTCGAACCAGTAGAAAAAGTGTGTAATTCATGAGAGTGAGACGTGTAAGTCCGGCCCAACTGACCGGTCCCGGGAGTTCAATGgattaattaaaagaaatatatattccTGAGACAGTGTAAAGAAATGTGAGCTAAGAAAACATTACCATGGTTAAGTAAATCGAGTAAATCAAGTCTGAAACAGTAAAATCTAGGATAAAATCTACCACACTGCTGATTTTCTTCTGTCATTACTACAACACAAACTATGGAACAGTTCACTTGACACCATATCTCTGAGATGTTTCCCTGCCATGATTTTTGAGCCTCACCTGAAATACGGGCTCAATTCACAGAGCACTGATTTGTGCACATGGAAATGAGTGCCTCCAGCCACAATGATGGTGTCGCAGAGTTGGTTGCTGTAGGAGTGGTAGTTCATAGTTATTGTTGATTTACTTCTCACTAAAGGTCTTTTTCGTAAAGCGATCTGATAGTGAATGCAGCAGATGCAGCAACACAGTACATTTAGAACTTAGATTTAGAACAGACTATTACATGACTTCAAGAACACTAGAACACAATTCATCGGTGAAatcaataatgaaataaataatcaaactcaaataggaaaaaaaaaaccccaaaacaaatccTACAAGCTGTCTGAAAGTAACACACGTACTGTACCTCGTGtgcaatgtgtagtgtgtacatactatatgtgtgtgttgtccCTCAGGGCACGTgggtgatggagggagagacTCTAAAAGGCACATTCACCAGGAAGGACAACGGCAAACTCCTCACCACCACCCGGTCACTGGTTGGTGGGGAACTTGTacaggtgacacacacacacagttactcTGAACACATGACATCTAGCTATATGTTACAGATAAAGTAGCTAACTTTACATTTCTTTACACACTCACTAACATTTCACAGCATCAAGTACATTATACATTGTACAGTCCTACAAAAATCCCCGTGCTTCCGGGATCCACAGTGAGCCCGAGACCACAGAAGGATAAAGCACTTTATcccgaagatgaatgaatgaatacgtCATCATTAAAACATAGAAGAGCGcttgaaatgtttaaatgacctactgaaaagaaagaataacaacaagaaattTGATCACATGATGTCTTTCGCTGGaattttatcaaataaaatgctaGAATTTGACTTTTGGGTCAGATACATATAAAAGAGAAACACATTTTGTACTTTTCATTGTTTTGGCACATGTCTTTTAGCCATGACTTAGCATTTTAACTCCAGCGAACATGAGAGTTAAGACTGAATTCAGATGAATTAATTCAAGTTTGTAAACTAATTAGCATCTTGTTAACTAAATAACATAACCTGTGTCAACATACACACTTTGCTAATTCTGCATTCGACTTACCTCGGAAGTAGGTAGTTGATGCTCGGAATCTCCATGTTACAAAGTGGGGAAAATGGCCGCCTCCATGTTCCTCTtctgttagcaacaagctagccagatAACTGTGATAAGTGATGTTATTTTCCCCTCAAACCAGCAAACTGTATAGTCAATATTATAGATTTAACACATGGATATATCTGTGTTGATTGATGTAAAGAAAATACTTGTGTATATACAATGTAactttaaaggtaagaagtgttatatttaaacattgtttaCTGTTGAAGCTTTGAGCTTCAACATTTGAGGAGACCGTCCCGAGTTCCCTAGAATAAATCCAGAGTTGAGCGGGCGTTTTCTTTGGTTGGAAGAAGGGAATAATGATTTGTGATCTCTAGTTGAATGCAGCGTAACACTCACtgtgccaacacacacacacacacacacacacagccttgaCCTCTGATCAGTTTATCTATATTTCTTCTTTTCGTAATCAATTTAAATGCAAAagattttgatttaaaaatatgacCAGTTACAAACAGCAAAGCAGATTGAAGCATGCTAACAGAAATAAATTCTATAcgcagattaaaaataaaaataaagcctATATACATCAAATAACATGTGACATTCataacaacattttttaacagtttttgttctgtttttttgttgttgttgtttgttttgtttgttaagcATTTTCTTGTTATTTACCAAGTAATTTTTAGTGAGTTAAAATCTATTCCGATCCAATCTGGGTCACTGTGTGAAACATTGCCCCCTAGTGATGGATTTGTTCTCAACAGATTTTCACATAATGTTCTTTGGTACACTCGACATTTCTGCCTATCACAGGTGAcgtaaatgcaaacaaacaaacaaacaaacaaacaaaaccccctCATTTTGAGCGACCGATTCAATTTGTACTACaactaaacaataaatataacacCTTTAATAGTGATTGATTGTGATTTCCACCCCTgacatttaattacattaacattaaaatacaatttatCAGATCTCAGGAACATTGTGTAGACAGGCGCACACACTGGATGGTTACTGCATAACCTGTACAAATCAGttacaggaagagagagatgcATGAGTGTGGGATGGAGGAAGGACACTGTTATATATAATCTGTTGTCCAATTATTATATCATTGACTATAGTTATAAACCCAATTGACAGGTCACGAGAAATGACTGGAGTTCATTCCAACTCAAATGTTAATAAGTCTTGGGTCTAACTATCCATATAAAGTGCCTAATATTCATACGAGTtcctaatataaataaataaatgtgtgtgtatgtatatatgttcatAAAAGGCGGTGCAGTGATCATTTACACTGGAAGGTGTTTGTTATTGTCACAATATGAAGTTGACTATGGATGCAAGCgcagatttccaaacatttaataacaaataaacaaa
This genomic interval carries:
- the LOC128604446 gene encoding uncharacterized protein LOC128604446, whose product is MNYHSYSNQLCDAIIEVEELFTRWSSPGQFMYTVPGVTPNIMKSIIQYGYSQRIRITRKNVKALLEAADYLLMDDIVHTCCRFLEKLRDRASLMVEQSLMYRLGVPESGANSQLRSNSPGVGDSSGRRRQTPYTRRHTSSNGAWNVHPTQITHTLFFLFLLIAIINTSELLNIYSILWAVVTWRLRLRATDRKVGGSRPSTAKLPLLGP
- the LOC128604448 gene encoding kelch-like protein 10, producing MNYHSYSNQLCDTIIVAGGTHFHVHKSVLCELSPYFRALFERWSNPGQFLYTVPGVTPNIMKSIIQYGYSQRITITQTNVKALLEAADYLLMDDIVHLCCRFLEKRLRPKNCIEILRLANAHFWHELRDRASFIWEQSLIYHR